Within the Natronospira bacteriovora genome, the region CCGGTTGCCTGGGGCACCGGGTCATCCGCACACCGGATGAAGTGGACCTGATCCCGGAAGAGGAATTTCCGGTGCTCATGGAGAGCCACCTGGACGGCTGGGAGTTCGCCGTGGAGGCCTGGGTCTACAACGGCAAGATCAAGTTCCTGAACATCTCGGAGTACGTGACGCTGGGCTATTCGGTGTTCGTGCCCGCCACGCTCGAACTGGAAAGCTGGCGCGAGGGTATCACCCGCGAGATCGAAAAGCTCATCAAGACCTTTGACATCCAGTTCGGCTTCATTCACCCGGAGTATTTCGTCACCAGTGACGGCACCATGTACTTCGGCGAAGTGGCCTACCGCCCGCCGGGCTTCAAGGTCTTCGAGCTGCTGGAGCGGGCCTACGGCTTCAATGCCTATCAGGCCCTGGTGCTGTGCTTCGACCCCAAATCCACGGAAGAGGAAATCGACAACTTCTTCCCCCGGGAAGTGGTGGACGCCAAGGGCCATGCCGGCTGCTTCGGCGTCTATCCCCGCCGCCGCGTGGTGAGCAAGCTGGAGATACCGGAGGAAACCGAAAACCACCCCTATTACGAGTGGCATGACCTGAACGAGCCCCTGGCCAATACCGTAACCAAACGCACGGCGTTCGGTACTCACTGGGGTCTGGTGTATTTCTTCGGTGACGACCCGCACAAACTAAGGGATCTGCTGAAGGCGCAGGAAGAGCTGGACTACTACGTCTGATAATCGTTGTCGTTGTCGTTGTCGTTGTCGTTGTCGTAATCGGAATTTGAAAGGGGCAACGAGCTACGAGCGGCGAGCAAAAGAAGGAAAACCGGGCAGTGCCGGTTTTTCGGTGTTTGCTCCTAGCTCGTCACTCGTGGCTTGTGAAAAACCGATTACGATTACGACAACGAGCGGCCTTTGGCCGGTTAAAGGCCCTCGAAGCGATTCGTTTCCCGGTTCTTGCGTACCTGCCCTGCCGGGAATACCTGACCGTTCATGAACACCCAGGTGCCGGGCGGCAGGGCCTGCACGGCGGCGAATGCCGCGCCGATATTGAAGATGGCGTCCGTGGAGCGGAAACGGGCCGGGCTCAGGGAGCCGGTCAGGACCACGACCTTGCCGCAGGTATCACCGATGGCCGCTGCCGTGTCGCTCATGGTGTCGGTGCCGTGGGTAATGAGAATGTGACGTTCGCTTGAGGAATGCACGGCCTCACGGATGCGCTCCCGGTCCTGGTCGCTCATCTCCAGGCTGTCCTTCTGCATCAACGGCTCGATCACCCAGGGCAGGCCCACCAAGGCTTCTTCCAGCACGGTGCCGATGACCGGATCGCCCACCTCGAATTCACTGCGGGCATCGAAATAGATCTTGTCGATGGTGCCGCCGGTAGTAATGATACGTACACAATCGGGGGACGGGTTCGGCCGGTTTTCGCTCACGACAACCTCGCTGGATCACAGATTGGGAAAGGCGGCGATTCTACCATGTTGCCGATGCAGGTCTTGGCCGGTGGATGGGCAGGCCCAGGGTCAGGAAGACGCCCCGGTCGCCGTCTTCTCTCAATGTCAAACCGAACACCGCCGGGCCCAGGGGCGTATCGGCTCCCAGAAAGGCTTTCCCGCCGTGAACCAGCTTGTCACTGCTGAAACCCTCGCCATGCTGCCAGGCGCCGCCGGAGGCCAGGCCGATGCCGGCATAGAGCGCTCCCCCGCGTCCGGCCACATCCGCCGAGCCCAACTGACGAAACCACAGGCCGCGCAGGGCCGCAACGCGCTCACCACGAAGCTCTCCCCGACGATACCCGCTGATCGAGAACGGGCCGCCAAGCTCAAGGTGTTGCTGGAACGGTAACGGTGCATTGAATTCACCCCACTCCATGCCGAGCAGCAGGCGGTTCTGATTGACGGCCCAGTACTGGGCATACTCGGCCGTGGCCAGACGGTAGCTCTGATCGGCACCCCAGCCCGTCCTCGTACCTTCCAGATTGGCACTGAGTAGCTGCCCTTCCTGGGGCCATTCCGCGTCGTCCAGGCGATCGAAATTCAAGGCTACCCGCCAGCCACCCAGATCCCGTTCAAGGCCACCCTCGCTGCCGTCACCAATTCGGGATTCGGAACTGATCCGGCTGCGCCAGGCACCCAGGCGGAGTTCGCCATGCGGGCCGAGGGCAGACCCAAGATCAATCCCCGCACGCGTTCTCCGGCGACTGAACTCCGCCCGTCCCTCCCCTTCGTCATACACCGCAAAGGTCTCCGCCTCATGAAAAGCGGGAAGCGCCAGGAACAGGCGTCCACCGGGTGACAGCGGCTGGTAGAACTCGGTCCGAAGCCCCCGCTGCCGGCCAATCTGAGCTTCATTGCGCCATTCGGCACCCAGGCGGTTGATGCTGGGGCGTGTATGCCCCATTCGCAGGTTGTACTGGGCACTGCCGTCGAACTCATCGAATACTTCCAGACCCAGGCGAACATGGTGCAGGCCCCTGTCCCGTTCCCGAATGTTCAGCTCGAGCGTGATCCCGTTCTCGGACTCCACCGTGCGAAAATCCACCGCCGCAATCTCTCCCATGCGCTGCAGCCGCCCTAGGTCTGACTGCAGTCGATCAAGCGCAAGTTCCTCCCCCTCCCGGGTTTCCATCAGGGCCAGAACACGGTTTTCGGACAGGCGCTGGAGACCGCTGATGCGGATCGCCTCGAGGGTGCCAATCTCATTGCTGGGTCGCCGCTGTCGTTCCAGAAAGCGCTCGAATGTGGCTTCATCCCGGCTGAGTGTTTCCAGCTGGGAACGCGCCTGCCGGGCTGCTCGTTCACCGTGCGCCGCGGCCTCACGGCTGCGCTCGAACTGCTGTCCACCGATGCCCTCAAGCTCGGGCTCGATGAGCACATCCTGCGGTTCCAGCAGCCCCATGGATTCCCTGGCATTGCGGTGGGTAATCAAGCTGGTGACCTGTCCGGAAAGGGCAAAAATGTCACCAAGCTGCTCCCGCTCCAGCAGTTTGGCGCCCACGTTCACCGCGATGATCACATCCGCACCCATGTCCAGGGCCACGCTCACGGGGAGGTTTTCCGCCAGGCCGCCATCGGCAAGCAGGCGCCCGTCCAGCTCGACAGGGGAAAAAACGCCCGGTACCGCCATGCTGGCACGGATGGCGTGTGACAGCCGCCCCTTGTCCAGGATCACCTTGTCGCCGCTCTCCAGATCCGTGGCAACGGCCCGGAATGGAATGGGCAGGCGGTCGAAATCGTCGATCTCGGCCGTTCGCGACGTCGCCTGTTCCAGTATGAATGCCAGATTCCGCCCCTCGATCAGGGCCTGGGGCAACGTCAGCCGCCCCTCGCTGACCCCGATCTCCAGATCGAAAAGAAAGCGTGCATCATCCTGCTTGGCGCGATAGGCAAGCCGGCGGCGTGGCAAGCGGTCGGAGAGGGCCACCTCCCAGTCCATTGTGTCCAGCCATTCGGCAATTTCGTCCGGTGACCAGCCACCGGCGTAGAGCCCCCCGATGATGGCGCCGCCGCTGGTTCCCACGATCATATCCACGGGAATATTCAGCTCTTCCATTACCCTGAGCACACCCACGTGGGCCGCACCCCGAGCCCCGCCACCGCTCAGAACCAGGGCCACACGGCCCTCGAATTCGGTTTCTGCCTGATCCTGCGCATGACTCTGCGAGCCAAGCGGCAGTATGATCAGGCACATCAGCATCCAGAAACGTCCGGGCATCAGGCGTCCTCTCCTGACAGGGGGTTTGTGTTGATGCTCGCCATTATGCTTTTATGGCGATTGAGAACAAAGGTACAGCCAACTTCTGCCGATCGGGGGCACCATGAAACGCCAAGGAATCAGCGCCGCCCTGCTCTTCATTGTCACAGGAACCCTGCTCCTGGCCACGGCCTGGCTGGGTGCGGAAGAATCAGGTGATCCGGTTCCGGAGCAGGAACGTGGCGGCCACGGGGTGATCCTCCAGGTGCAGGGGGCCATCGGCCCGGCCACACTGGATTACGTCCGGCGCGGCATTGCCGACGCCGAAGAGGCGGGCAGAAAACTGGTGATCCTGCAGATGGATACCCCGGGCGGTCTCGTGGACACCACCCGGGAAATCAACAAGGCCATTCTTGCCGCTGAGATCCCGGTGGCCACTTTCGTCTACCCGTCCGGCTCCCGCGCGGCCAGCGCCGGCACCTTCATCATGTATGCCAGCCATGTTGCCGCCATGGCACCCGCCACCTCGCTGGGTGCAGCCACCCCGGTCCAGATTGGCGGCGCACCCGGCGAACCCGCCGACGAGGACGAAGAAGACCGGGAACGGTCGCAGCCGCGGGGAGATGCCGAGCGCAAGGCCCTGAATGATGCCGTCAGTTACATTCGCAGCCTTGCCGAGCGGCGGGATCGAAATGCCGACTGGGCTGAAAAGGCCGTGCGTGAAGCCGCTACCCTGAATTCCCGCGAGGCACTGGAACAGAACGTGATCGACGTGGTCGCCAATGACTTCGAGGATCTCCTGACACAGATTCACGGCATGGAAGTGGATGTCGCTTCCGGGAAGATCCGCATTAACACGGAGGGCATGTCCCTGGAACGGCAGGATCCGGACTGGCGCACAGAGCTGCTCAGTGTCCTGACCAACCCGACGGTGGCCTACCTGCTGATGCTGATTGGCATCTATGGCCTCATTTTCGAGGGTTACAACCCGGGGGCGATTGTGCCCGGCGTGGTCGGCGCCATCTGTCTGCTCCTTGCGCTGTTCGCATTCCAGATTCTGCCCGTCAACTACGCCGGATTCGCACTCATCGCGCTGGGCCTGATTCTCATCATCAGCGAAGCCTTCGTGCCCAGTTTCGGCATACTGGGTATCGGTGGGCTCATCGCCTTCGTCATAGGGTCGATCATACTCATGGATACTGACGTGCCCGGCTTTGGCATTCCCCTTCCGCTGATCGCCACGGTGAGCATTATCGGCGGCCTGCTGACCTTCTCCATCATTGGCTTTGCCCTGCGGGCCCGACGATCGCCGGTTGTCTCCGGCCACGAGGAAATGATTGGCCTGGTGGCCACGGCGCGGGAGGACTTCGAGGAAAGTGGCCAGGTCTGGGTTCGCAGCGAATTGTGGCGGGCACGATCCACAAAGCCGGTCCGTAAGGGTGATAAACTGCGCGTCACCGACCTCAACGGCCTGGTGCTGGAAGTGCAGCCGCTGGACGAAGAACAGGAAACTGTCGAATCAACCCGGTAATGATTTCATTCCCGTGAATCCAACAGGGAGCAGATAATGTCCACATACATTCTTTTCGGCGTGATCGGGATCATCATCCTGCTGCTCGTCAGCATGTTCAAGATCCTGAACGAATACGAACGCGGCGTGATCTTCATGCTCGGCCGCTTCTACAAGGTCAAGGGCCCCGGCCTGATCATCGTGATCCCGCTCATCCAGGAAATGGTCAAGGTCGACCTGCGCACCATCGTGCTGGATGTGCCCAGTCAGGATGTCATTTCCCAGGACAACGTCTCGGTCAAGGTCAATGCGGTGATCTACTTCCGCATCATCGATCCGGAAAAAGCCGTCATCCAGGTCGCCAATGTCTTCGACGCCACCAGCCAGCTCGCCCAGACCACTCTGCGCTCCGTCCTCGGCAAGCACGACCTGGACGAAATGCTCGCCGAGCGTGACAAGCTGAACGCGGATATCCAGAGCATCCTGGATAGCCAGACCGACGCTTGGGGCATCAAGGTCACCAACGTGGAGATCAAGCATGTGGATCTCGACGAAAGCATGATCCGCGCCATCGCCAAGCAGGCCGAAGCCGAGCGTAACCGGCGCGCCAAGGTCATCCACGCCAAGGGTGAGCAGCAGGCCGCCGAAAACCTGGTGGAAGCCGCCAACATGCTGGTCACCAACCCCCAGGCCATGCAGCTGCGCTATTTGCAGACCCTGGGCGACGTCGCCGGCGAGAAGAGCTCCACCATCGTCTTCCCCCTGCCCATGGACCTGCTCAAGCCCCTCATGGCCAGGCTGGAAGGTGACAAGAAGTAACGCGCCGCCATATCCTGCAAATGCAAAAAAAGCCGCGCTTGGGCGCGGCTTTTTTTTGATTGTTCATCCCTTGGGCCTCAGCATCTTAGCTAGTCGGGTGTTGGCCAAGCAATTCGCGCGGGCTTTCTACAAGGGCCTCGGCTTTGCCCGGCAGTTGTTTCCTGAGCCTGGTTAGGCCTGCCCCTCTAAGCATCCAATTCACATACCTGCTGCCGACCAAGGCGAACCTCGCCTGTCTGGCTCTCGCGGATCGACCCAGCTCCTGCCCCATTTCAGCTGAATGACGCCAAACTTATTGGCCGACCCCCACTGAAGAAGCGACTAGCCGATGGGGACATTCCATCGGACACAAAAGCAGCCCAGAAAAGTAATGGATGTCCTTGTTCTTTCCTTTTTTCAAGGGCCTGGGGTTTGCCCGGCAATTGTTTCCTGAGCCCGGTTAGGCCTGGCCGACTCGGACCGTTGAATCCAACCCCCTATTGCCGAAGCGGAACGTACCCGTCGCGCCAAGGTGATTCACGCCCAGGGTGAGCAACAGGCCGCCGAAAAGCTGGTGGAAGCCGCCGACATGCTGGTAGCCAACCCACAGGCCATGCAGCTGCGCTATCTGCAGACCCTGGGGGACGTGGCCGGCGAAAAGAGCTCCACCATCGTCTTCCCGCTGCCCATGGATCTGATCGAGCCTTTAATGAGCAAGCTCAAGGGCGGCAAGGACAAGTAAGCCCGAGAAACTCCCAAAAAAAAGCCGCGCTCATGCGCGGCTTTTTTATGGCGCTCACTAACCCAATCGGATTGACGAGAAAAGCGCCCTACTCTATAGCACTGGGAGCGCCTGTTCTCGCTCCCCGTTCTCGTCCAGCGCTATATCGCTGAAACACCCGAAAAATCCGATCACACGGCCATTCAGCAGCGGATTCGGGAGGTTATGGGGAAAGACCGGGCTCAACGGGCTGAAGAAACACCCCGCTTGCTGGATTTCGCCGGGGATGAGCGCCGGGATGGGCCGGATGGTCTCCCCTTCTGTCTGGACGACTACATCGAGCTTGTTGACTGGAGCGGGCGGATTGTCCGTGAAGGCAAGCGCGGAGCCATACCGGAGGACCTGCCACCCATTCTGGACCGCCTGGAGGTCGACGGCCGTACCTGGATGCGCGCCATCCGCCGGGGGGCAGAGACTACAGTTCCATCACGCGGTAGGGCGGGCTTCAGCCATCCGGGTAGCGGCCGAACAATTCGGAAGAGCCTTTTTCAAGGGCCTGGGCTTTGCCCGGCAGTTGTTTCCTGAGCCCGGTTAGGGCAAATCCTCAAAACCCCAGATTCACACACCTGCCGCCAACCAAGGCGAGCCTCCCCTGCCTGGCTTTCGAGGATCGACCCCGTTGCCCCCCA harbors:
- a CDS encoding patatin-like phospholipase family protein, which translates into the protein MPGRFWMLMCLIILPLGSQSHAQDQAETEFEGRVALVLSGGGARGAAHVGVLRVMEELNIPVDMIVGTSGGAIIGGLYAGGWSPDEIAEWLDTMDWEVALSDRLPRRRLAYRAKQDDARFLFDLEIGVSEGRLTLPQALIEGRNLAFILEQATSRTAEIDDFDRLPIPFRAVATDLESGDKVILDKGRLSHAIRASMAVPGVFSPVELDGRLLADGGLAENLPVSVALDMGADVIIAVNVGAKLLEREQLGDIFALSGQVTSLITHRNARESMGLLEPQDVLIEPELEGIGGQQFERSREAAAHGERAARQARSQLETLSRDEATFERFLERQRRPSNEIGTLEAIRISGLQRLSENRVLALMETREGEELALDRLQSDLGRLQRMGEIAAVDFRTVESENGITLELNIRERDRGLHHVRLGLEVFDEFDGSAQYNLRMGHTRPSINRLGAEWRNEAQIGRQRGLRTEFYQPLSPGGRLFLALPAFHEAETFAVYDEGEGRAEFSRRRTRAGIDLGSALGPHGELRLGAWRSRISSESRIGDGSEGGLERDLGGWRVALNFDRLDDAEWPQEGQLLSANLEGTRTGWGADQSYRLATAEYAQYWAVNQNRLLLGMEWGEFNAPLPFQQHLELGGPFSISGYRRGELRGERVAALRGLWFRQLGSADVAGRGGALYAGIGLASGGAWQHGEGFSSDKLVHGGKAFLGADTPLGPAVFGLTLREDGDRGVFLTLGLPIHRPRPASATW
- a CDS encoding asparaginase domain-containing protein, which encodes MSENRPNPSPDCVRIITTGGTIDKIYFDARSEFEVGDPVIGTVLEEALVGLPWVIEPLMQKDSLEMSDQDRERIREAVHSSSERHILITHGTDTMSDTAAAIGDTCGKVVVLTGSLSPARFRSTDAIFNIGAAFAAVQALPPGTWVFMNGQVFPAGQVRKNRETNRFEGL
- a CDS encoding NfeD family protein, yielding MKRQGISAALLFIVTGTLLLATAWLGAEESGDPVPEQERGGHGVILQVQGAIGPATLDYVRRGIADAEEAGRKLVILQMDTPGGLVDTTREINKAILAAEIPVATFVYPSGSRAASAGTFIMYASHVAAMAPATSLGAATPVQIGGAPGEPADEDEEDRERSQPRGDAERKALNDAVSYIRSLAERRDRNADWAEKAVREAATLNSREALEQNVIDVVANDFEDLLTQIHGMEVDVASGKIRINTEGMSLERQDPDWRTELLSVLTNPTVAYLLMLIGIYGLIFEGYNPGAIVPGVVGAICLLLALFAFQILPVNYAGFALIALGLILIISEAFVPSFGILGIGGLIAFVIGSIILMDTDVPGFGIPLPLIATVSIIGGLLTFSIIGFALRARRSPVVSGHEEMIGLVATAREDFEESGQVWVRSELWRARSTKPVRKGDKLRVTDLNGLVLEVQPLDEEQETVESTR
- a CDS encoding slipin family protein, with protein sequence MSTYILFGVIGIIILLLVSMFKILNEYERGVIFMLGRFYKVKGPGLIIVIPLIQEMVKVDLRTIVLDVPSQDVISQDNVSVKVNAVIYFRIIDPEKAVIQVANVFDATSQLAQTTLRSVLGKHDLDEMLAERDKLNADIQSILDSQTDAWGIKVTNVEIKHVDLDESMIRAIAKQAEAERNRRAKVIHAKGEQQAAENLVEAANMLVTNPQAMQLRYLQTLGDVAGEKSSTIVFPLPMDLLKPLMARLEGDKK
- a CDS encoding ATP-grasp domain-containing protein, with the translated sequence MKKNPDKGYIALLGWSLNAIEALDDFDRRYVVVAPPWAEEYCQKHEIPYIPWDFERLNDRSMEIAQTLKKEGVDVAIPLFEETVEWAGAINSVLMDNPRLYGQAILMRDKALMKRRAQLGGIRVGIFEEAHDRDDVVRFLKRVNQTLLKLDGDPNDPIHLKAFDKAGCLGHRVIRTPDEVDLIPEEEFPVLMESHLDGWEFAVEAWVYNGKIKFLNISEYVTLGYSVFVPATLELESWREGITREIEKLIKTFDIQFGFIHPEYFVTSDGTMYFGEVAYRPPGFKVFELLERAYGFNAYQALVLCFDPKSTEEEIDNFFPREVVDAKGHAGCFGVYPRRRVVSKLEIPEETENHPYYEWHDLNEPLANTVTKRTAFGTHWGLVYFFGDDPHKLRDLLKAQEELDYYV